A DNA window from Pyrus communis chromosome 3, drPyrComm1.1, whole genome shotgun sequence contains the following coding sequences:
- the LOC137727984 gene encoding uncharacterized protein, whose translation MPFPSKFRLISYSQELVDGQPLYASSNCLPVKALNHEPAGHSFHAVALKLRGCVEEKKEVEDRKVVNNKEQTSIPSFDSYSSKGKKKSGGEGKEQDHYALLGLSHLRYLATEEQIRKSYRETALKYHPDKQASLLLNEETEAAKQTKKDEIEGHFKSIQEAYEVLIDPVKRRIYDSTDEFDDEIPTECAPQDFFRVFGPAFMRNGRWSVTQPIPFLGDENTPLKEVDNFYDFWYTFKSWREFPHADEFDLEQAESRDHKRWMERQNAKLSEKARKEEYARIRTLVDNAYKRDPRIQRRKEAEKAEKQRKKEAKYMAKKLQEEEAARAAEEERRRKEEDAKRAAETALQQKKLKDKEKKLLRKERARLRTISGPVTSKHLLNLSEDDVESLCSSLGTEQLRSICEKMEGKEGLQRAEVLRDACGYKDDLVGKKEEEKKAEQQNGSVKSNGTVQLASYEKKEEKPWSREEIELLRKGVVKFPKGTSRRWEVVSDYIGTGRSVEEILKATKTVLLQKPDSSKAFDSFLEKRKPSPSIASPLTTRVEVEGVLTTQATETPAVKTDEAGESSSVSAKDQTPTNPIVENGLLSGSEQDVWSAVQEKALVQALKTFPKDAAQRWERVAAAVPGKSVVQCKKKFALLKESFRNKKSTA comes from the coding sequence ATGCCTTTCCCAAGCAAGTTTCGCCTTATTTCGTACTCCCAAGAGTTGGTAGATGGTCAACCGCTGTATGCTTCTTCAAACTGCCTTCCTGTCAAGGCTTTGAATCATGAACCAGCTGGGCATTCTTTCCATGCTGTCGCTTTGAAGCTTCGTGGGTGTgtggaggaaaagaaagaagttGAAGATAGGAAGGTGGTCAATAACAAGGAACAGACTTCTATACCATCATTTGATTCGTACAGCAGCAAAGGTAAGAAGAAATCTGGTGGCGAAGGCAAAGAGCAAGATCACTATGCACTGTTAGGTTTGAGTCATTTAAGATACCTTGCAACTGAGGAGCAGATAAGAAAAAGCTATCGTGAGACTGCCCTGAAATACCACCCTGACAAACAGGCTTCTCTTCTTCTCAATGAGGAAACTGAAGctgcaaaacaaacaaagaaggatGAGATAGAGGGTCACTTTAAGTCCATCCAAGAAGCGTATGAGGTGTTAATTGATCCTGTGAAGAGAAGGATCTATGACTCCACTGATGAGTTTGATGATGAGATCCCCACTGAATGTGCCCCACAGGACTTCTTCAGAGTGTTTGGTCCTGCTTTTATGAGGAATGGGCGGTGGTCAGTTACCCAACCAATCCCATTTTTAGGTGATGAGAATACTCCACTGAAGGAAGTAGACAATTTCTATGACTTCTGGTACACCTTCAAGAGTTGGAGAGAGTTCCCACATGCGGACGAGTTTGATCTTGAGCAAGCGGAGTCTCGTGACCATAAGAGATGGATGGAGAGGCAGAATGCAAAACTTTCAGAAAAGGCTAGGAAGGAGGAGTATGCACGAATTCGTACACTTGTTGACAATGCATATAAAAGAGACCCGAGAATACAGAGGAGAAAGGAAGCAGAGAAAGCTGAGAAGCAGAGGAAAAAAGAGGCCAAATATATGGCTAAGAAATTACAGGAGGAGGAAGCAGCCAGGGCTGCAGAAGAGGAGAGGAGACGGAAAGAAGAGGATGCCAAACGAGCTGCAGAAACAGCTTTACAGCAGAAGAAGCTGAAGGACAAAGAGAAGAAGCTCCTGCGGAAAGAGCGGGCTCGCCTTCGAACAATTTCAGGGCCTGTTACTTCGAAGCATTTGCTCAATCTTTCTGAGGATGACGTGGAAAGTCTCTGTTCGTCTCTTGGTACCGAGCAGCTTAggagtatatgtgagaagatggagggcaaagaggggctgcagaGAGCAGAAGTCCTTAGAGATGCATGTGGATATAAAGACGATTTGGTGGgtaagaaagaagaagagaagaaagcaGAACAGCAGAATGGTTCCGTGAAGTCCAATGGTACCGTTCAGTTAGCCAGCTAtgagaagaaggaagagaagCCTTGGAGCAGAGAAGAAATTGAGCTTTTGAGAAAAGGAGTGGTAAAATTTCCAAAAGGAACATCTCGGAGGTGGGAGGTTGTTTCAGATTATATTGGTACTGGAAGATCCGTTGAAGAAATTTTGAAGGCAACAAAAACAGTCCTCCTCCAGAAACCTGATTCTAGCAAAGCTTTTGATTCTTTTCTTGAAAAGAGGAAACCCTCACCATCTATTGCTTCTCCACTTACTACCAGAGTCGAAGTAGAAGGGGTACTGACTACTCAGGCCACTGAAACACCTGCCGTGAAGACAGATGAAGCGGGAGAGTCGTCAAGCGTAAGTGCAAAAGACCAAACTCCTACAAATCCGATTGTTGAAAATGGATTGTTGTCAGGTTCCGAGCAAGATGTATGGTCTGCTGTACAAGAAAAAGCGCTGGTTCAGGCTCTGAAAACCTTTCCAAAGGATGCCGCTCAGCGTTGGGAGCGAGTTGCTGCTGCTGTTCCAGGGAAGTCTGTGGTTCAATGCAAGAAGAAATTTGCGTTGCTGAAGGAAAGCTTTAGAAACAAGAAGAGTACCGCTTAA
- the LOC137730069 gene encoding poly(A)-specific ribonuclease PARN-like — translation MASLPPQIRRRFLSTTTTNVSRKWAVKKVTKSNFSESLEEFKNHLSSSDFVAVSLQKTGSYRAPWHRPQPFDTVDTSYFKAKYAAERFQLLQFAAWPFTLRASKLTPHPYNFVLFPRDELKMGMPTYSFSVQTSHLTSMVEEGFDFNACIYNGISYLSRAQESAAKVRIGNPAAISYVTNTSSTHTIADTVFVERIKSRVKRWKTAFKSTKKDDALLSSLRKIVMRSEMYGTRPCMDLDVCSERQVQLTLEMLKGFSDDLVPLIIPAKGGGTQAVRVVLTSSKEDKELFERELQNLEEEQNKRVRGFREVIDLISASQKPVVSHNSLNDFTVIHSEFLSPLPINVDEFVGSLRSVFPHILDISHLMKNIGPLRTMTNIHAAISYLNNHYFAPIDMEISPQENEGNIHNLCVVKMCYFFAKLCSILKISENAMVSNNALLDPALEEYKYISGPQESTNEDVRVWTKNMRKVSCEDLVFLWGFRSGMTAGMLKSLLHKSHAVFSEEFDVRLVDKSCAIVVFWEPSLSQTFLDAVSSEEICGSLREIISEGLRASNYETYKRVCRLGLWEADLAESMDKALEDSDCLMEATYSRDIYWSSDFTINFDDL, via the exons ATGGCGTCTCTGCCTCCACAAATACGGCGCCGTTTTCTCAGCACCACCACAACCAATGTCTCAAGGAAATGGGCCGTGAAGAAGGTGACGAAGTCCAATTTTTCCGAGTCCCTGGAGGAGTTCAAGAACCACCTGTCTAGTTCCGACTTCGTGGCCGTCTCGCTGCAGAAAACGGGGTCGTATCGTGCGCCGTGGCACCGCCCCCAGCCCTTCGACACCGTCGACACGTCGTATTTCAAGGCCAAGTACGCCGCCGAGCGGTTCCAGCTTCTCCAGTTCGCCGCCTGGCCGTTCACTCTCAGAGCCTCTAAGCTCACCCCTCACCC ATACAACTTTGTATTGTTCCCAAGGGATGAATTGAAGATGGGGATGCCAACTTATAGCTTTTCAGTTCAAACATCACATTTGACTTCCATGGTGGAAGAAGGTTTTGATTTCAATGCCTGCATATATAATG GTATCTCGTATTTGTCTAGAGCACAGGAATCTGCAGCTAAAGTTCGGATAGGGAATCCGGCCGCCATCAGCTATGTAACGAACACTTCTTCGACCCATACCATTGCTGATACAGTTTTCGTTGAAAGAATTAAATCGCGAGTTAAGCGTTGGAAAACTGCATTTAAAAgcacaaagaaagatg ATGCTCTGTTGAGTTCCTTAAGAAAAATTGTAATGCGAAGTGAAATGTACGGAACAAGACCTTGCATGGATCTAGATGTTTGTAGTGAACGTCAAGTGCAGCTTACACTGGAG ATGTTGAAAGGGTTCTCTGATGACCTTGTTCCTTTAATAATCCCAGCAAAGGGCGGAGGAACTCAGGCTGTTCGTGTTGTTTTGACAAGTTCTAAAGAGGACAAGGAATTGTTTGAG AGAGAGCTTCAAAACCTCGAGGAGGAACAGAACAAGAGAGTTCGTGGATTTCGAGAGGTGATCGATTTGATTTCTGCTTCACAGAAACCTGTTGTCTCCCACAATTCCCTTAATG ATTTCACAGTTATTCATTCAGAGTTTCTCTCTCCCCTGCCGATTAATGTAGATGAGTTTGTGGGTTCCTTGCGCTCCGTTTTCCCCCACATACTTGATATCAGCCATCTGATGAAGAATATTGGCCCTCTAAGGACGATGACCAATATTCATGCAGCTATTTCATACTTGAATAATCATTACTTTGCACCCATTGATATGGAAATTTCGCCTCAAG AAAATGAAGGCAACATTCATAATCTTTGTGTTGTGAAGATGTGCTACTTTTTTGCAAAGCTCTGCTCCATTCTGAAAATTTCCGAAAATGCTATGGTATCTAACAATGCACTGTTGGATCCAGCCCTCGAAGAGTACAAATATATTTCCGGCCCCCAAGAATCAACCAATGAGGATGTCAGAGTCTGGACAAAGAATATGAGAAAGGTCAGCTGTGAAGATTTAGTATTCTTATGGGGATTCAGAAGTGGGATGACTGCGGGGATGCTCAAGAGCTTGTTGCACAAGTCACATGCCGTCTTCTCTGAAGAATTTGATGTTCGGTTAGTGGATAAGAGCTGTGCCATTGTTGTTTTCTGGGAACCCTCTTTATCCCAAACTTTTCTGGATGCCGTGAGTAGTGAAGAGATTTGTGGTTCTTTAAGGGAGATCATTTCGGAGGGCCTAAGAGCATCGAATTATGAAACTTACAAGAGAGTCTGCAGGTTAGGCTTATGGGAGGCAGATTTAGCAGAGTCCATGGACAAAGCCTTGGAAGACTCGGACTGCCTTATGGAAGCTACATATTCTAGAGACATTTATTGGTCTAGCGACTTTACGATTAATTTTGATGACTTGTAA